From Salvelinus sp. IW2-2015 linkage group LG18, ASM291031v2, whole genome shotgun sequence, a single genomic window includes:
- the LOC111978385 gene encoding probable phosphatase phospho1 isoform X2, which yields MAASSVPSTAPVPSPPKRFLVLFDFDETIVNESSDDAVVRAAPGQQLPDWLRHSYREGYYNEQMQRILAYIAEQGVTEDSIRSKVEQIPPTPGLLTLFQYLQSRKQDFELVVVSDANMYFIEAWLERAGARHLFHRIFTNPASFDAQGRLVLLPFHAHGCQRCPDNMCKQVIVREYLARRQQERGGCPFQRVFYVGDGANDICPMLALGPRDTAFPRRHFPMHRLLQEMQDAGTEGLKVSVVPWASGQDVVDCLNRLEEER from the coding sequence ATGGCTGCCTCATCTGTCCCTTCCACGGCCCCGGTCCCGTCCCCTCCCAAACGCTTCCTGGTTCTCTTCGACTTCGACGAAACTATCGTCAACGAGAGCAGCGACGATGCAGTGGTGCGCGCCGCCCCAGGCCAGCAGCTCCCCGATTGGCTGAGACACTCGTACCGCGAGGGCTACTACAACGAGCAAATGCAGCGCATCCTGGCCTACATTGCTGAGCAGGGCGTCACTGAGGACTCCATTCGCTCCAAGGTCGAGCAAATTCCCCCCACGCCCGGCCTTCTCACTCTCTTCCAGTACCTCCAGTCCCGCAAGCAGGACTTTGAGTTGGTGGTGGTCTCCGACGCAAACATGTACTTCATTGAGGCATGGCTGGAGAGGGCTGGGGCTCGCCACCTCTTCCACAGGATCTTCACCAACCCGGCCAGCTTCGACGCTCAGGGGCGCCTGGTGCTCCTGCCCTTCCACGCCCACGGCTGCCAGCGCTGCCCCGATAACATGTGCAAGCAGGTGATCGTACGGGAGTACCTGGCGCGGCGGCAGCAGGAGCGCGGCGGCTGCCCCTTCCAGAGGGTGTTCTACGTGGGGGACGGGGCCAACGACATTTGCCCCATGCTAGCCCTGGGGCCCCGCGACACGGCCTTCCCCAGGAGGCACTTTCCCATGCACCGGCTGCTGCAGGAGATGCAGGACGCTGGGACGGAGGGCCTTAAGGTCAGCGTGGTGCCCTGGGCCAGCGGGCAGGACGTGGTGGACTGCCTGAacaggctggaggaggagagatga
- the LOC111978385 gene encoding probable phosphatase phospho1 isoform X1, whose translation MFTGVGEPPSHRSPNMAASSVPSTAPVPSPPKRFLVLFDFDETIVNESSDDAVVRAAPGQQLPDWLRHSYREGYYNEQMQRILAYIAEQGVTEDSIRSKVEQIPPTPGLLTLFQYLQSRKQDFELVVVSDANMYFIEAWLERAGARHLFHRIFTNPASFDAQGRLVLLPFHAHGCQRCPDNMCKQVIVREYLARRQQERGGCPFQRVFYVGDGANDICPMLALGPRDTAFPRRHFPMHRLLQEMQDAGTEGLKVSVVPWASGQDVVDCLNRLEEER comes from the coding sequence GTGTGGGCGAGCCACCGTCCCACCGCTCCCCAAACATGGCTGCCTCATCTGTCCCTTCCACGGCCCCGGTCCCGTCCCCTCCCAAACGCTTCCTGGTTCTCTTCGACTTCGACGAAACTATCGTCAACGAGAGCAGCGACGATGCAGTGGTGCGCGCCGCCCCAGGCCAGCAGCTCCCCGATTGGCTGAGACACTCGTACCGCGAGGGCTACTACAACGAGCAAATGCAGCGCATCCTGGCCTACATTGCTGAGCAGGGCGTCACTGAGGACTCCATTCGCTCCAAGGTCGAGCAAATTCCCCCCACGCCCGGCCTTCTCACTCTCTTCCAGTACCTCCAGTCCCGCAAGCAGGACTTTGAGTTGGTGGTGGTCTCCGACGCAAACATGTACTTCATTGAGGCATGGCTGGAGAGGGCTGGGGCTCGCCACCTCTTCCACAGGATCTTCACCAACCCGGCCAGCTTCGACGCTCAGGGGCGCCTGGTGCTCCTGCCCTTCCACGCCCACGGCTGCCAGCGCTGCCCCGATAACATGTGCAAGCAGGTGATCGTACGGGAGTACCTGGCGCGGCGGCAGCAGGAGCGCGGCGGCTGCCCCTTCCAGAGGGTGTTCTACGTGGGGGACGGGGCCAACGACATTTGCCCCATGCTAGCCCTGGGGCCCCGCGACACGGCCTTCCCCAGGAGGCACTTTCCCATGCACCGGCTGCTGCAGGAGATGCAGGACGCTGGGACGGAGGGCCTTAAGGTCAGCGTGGTGCCCTGGGCCAGCGGGCAGGACGTGGTGGACTGCCTGAacaggctggaggaggagagatga